In Thermotoga sp. Ku-13t, one genomic interval encodes:
- a CDS encoding replication-associated recombination protein A translates to MRPKDLDELVGQDHVLGRNGVLRRALESGSIFSCILYGPPGCGKSSIAELIKKYVDAEFYSLSGSLHGATEIKQVLSRAQELKKYGRRTILFIDEIHRLNKAQQDILLSRVEDGTIVLVGATTENPSFEIIAPLLSRCRVIQLKPLTPEDLLKIMKRAIEKDSLFTENGVEIDEDVLVHIAKEANGDARYALNTLETLVESALSRGVRKIRLEDLTMLSPKSLAYTEESHYDLASAFIKSLRGSDPDAALYYMVRMLESGEDPMFIARRMIILASEDIGLADPFALVMAVSAAQAVEYVGMPECALNLAEAAIYLATAPKSNSVYEALSRAKELVEKTKDVEVPLFLRNPVTRLMKNMGYGKGYVYPHDVGGFARRSYMPEGLEHVKLYIPKDVGRESMIKKKLEQLWGNRGEDRNEDRAEK, encoded by the coding sequence ATGAGACCAAAAGATCTGGACGAACTCGTGGGTCAGGATCACGTCCTCGGTCGAAACGGTGTTCTCCGACGTGCCCTCGAGTCCGGTTCCATTTTCTCGTGCATCCTCTATGGTCCTCCCGGATGCGGTAAGAGCTCGATCGCCGAGCTGATCAAAAAGTACGTCGATGCAGAATTTTATTCCCTGAGTGGTTCACTCCACGGTGCGACCGAAATAAAACAGGTCCTGAGCAGGGCCCAGGAGCTGAAGAAATACGGCAGACGAACGATCCTGTTCATAGATGAGATCCACAGACTCAACAAGGCGCAGCAGGACATCCTCCTTTCACGTGTGGAGGATGGAACTATTGTGCTCGTCGGTGCCACCACTGAAAATCCTTCCTTCGAAATCATCGCACCGTTGCTTTCAAGGTGCAGGGTGATACAGCTCAAACCCCTCACGCCGGAGGACCTTTTGAAGATCATGAAGCGCGCGATCGAAAAGGACAGTCTCTTCACAGAGAACGGCGTCGAGATCGATGAAGATGTGCTTGTTCACATCGCCAAAGAGGCGAACGGTGATGCGAGGTACGCGCTGAACACGCTCGAAACGCTCGTAGAATCAGCTCTGTCCAGGGGTGTGAGAAAGATACGTCTGGAAGATCTAACGATGCTTTCACCGAAAAGTCTCGCCTACACCGAAGAAAGTCACTACGATCTGGCATCCGCCTTCATCAAGAGCCTGAGGGGAAGCGATCCAGATGCGGCCCTCTATTACATGGTAAGGATGCTCGAATCAGGAGAAGATCCCATGTTCATCGCAAGGAGAATGATCATCCTCGCGAGCGAAGACATTGGCTTGGCAGATCCCTTCGCCTTAGTGATGGCCGTCAGTGCCGCGCAGGCGGTCGAGTACGTCGGTATGCCAGAATGCGCGCTGAATCTTGCCGAGGCGGCGATCTATCTCGCCACGGCTCCGAAGAGCAATTCTGTTTACGAAGCTCTCAGCAGGGCGAAAGAGCTGGTGGAGAAGACGAAAGATGTTGAGGTGCCACTCTTTTTGAGAAACCCCGTGACCAGGTTGATGAAGAACATGGGTTATGGGAAAGGTTACGTGTATCCACACGATGTCGGGGGTTTTGCGCGAAGAAGCTACATGCCCGAAGGCCTCGAGCACGTGAAGCTGTACATACCGAAGGATGTCGGCAGAGAATCCATGATAAAAAAGAAATTAGAACAGCTCTGGGGAAACAGGGGGGAAGATCGGAATGAAGATCGTGCCGAAAAGTGA
- a CDS encoding acetamidase/formamidase family protein: MKIVPKSDVIYAFSPHMKPVLSVRPGETVQFETLDALGGQIQNEKDVMNLDFSKVNPATGPVFVEGAEAGKTLVVEINDIRISSNRGVIVAEEGFGVLRDIVKGFRAKILPIRDGNVLFNDLSIPVRPMIGVIGVAPQEEEFPTGTAHRHGGNMDTKEITIGSKVYLPIFQEGALLALGDVHAVMGDGEVCVSACEVPAIVTVKVDVLVRTIEWPMVETDRDFYVLVSLPGLEKACEEATRVAVKMLSEARKLSFEDAYMLASLIVDVGISQLVDPNLTAKARIPKSFLL; this comes from the coding sequence ATGAAGATCGTGCCGAAAAGTGATGTAATCTACGCCTTCAGCCCTCACATGAAGCCAGTTCTGAGCGTTCGGCCAGGTGAGACTGTTCAGTTCGAAACGCTCGACGCGCTTGGTGGACAGATTCAGAACGAAAAAGACGTGATGAATCTGGATTTTTCTAAGGTCAATCCCGCCACAGGTCCTGTCTTCGTGGAGGGTGCAGAAGCTGGAAAGACGCTCGTTGTGGAGATCAACGATATAAGAATCTCCTCCAACCGTGGCGTGATCGTCGCTGAAGAAGGTTTCGGAGTGCTCAGGGACATCGTGAAAGGCTTCAGGGCAAAGATTCTCCCGATTCGAGATGGAAACGTTCTTTTCAACGATCTCTCGATTCCTGTCAGACCCATGATCGGTGTGATCGGCGTCGCTCCTCAGGAAGAAGAGTTTCCCACCGGTACCGCGCACAGACACGGCGGCAACATGGACACTAAGGAGATCACGATTGGAAGCAAGGTCTATCTTCCAATCTTTCAGGAAGGAGCCCTGCTTGCGCTCGGGGATGTGCATGCCGTTATGGGCGATGGTGAGGTGTGCGTGTCTGCATGCGAAGTTCCCGCGATCGTGACAGTGAAAGTGGACGTTCTGGTTAGAACCATCGAATGGCCCATGGTGGAAACGGATCGAGATTTCTACGTGCTCGTTTCTCTACCGGGTCTGGAAAAAGCATGCGAGGAAGCCACGCGTGTAGCAGTGAAAATGCTCAGCGAGGCGAGGAAACTTTCCTTCGAGGATGCTTACATGCTTGCTAGCCTGATCGTCGATGTGGGCATCAGCCAGCTCGTCGATCCGAACCTGACAGCGAAGGCGAGGATTCCAAAGAGTTTTCTGTTGTAA
- a CDS encoding exopolysaccharide transport family protein, which produces MEERELTLSDLLLMFKRRQKIFWFVFVLTLFATGAYLFIAKPQYEAVAKVRIQPATSVSNSSSSAISSLLGTGTSGGAQEEIEVMLSKTSLLPVIEKLDLVNRMMKKEDIEKALKRGLTIDQLKLSLYNYLVGKNLISINPIKNTNILEVKFSWTDPKLAADVVNAFIDHYAEVREQIIKDQTAVKRAYIEEQIPKLEKELQEAQMRLRAFKEQNKIYQLSAQSEVMVQRFFELAKRIEEERIALEELSSQLSFLSKQLEQYDAEIQRIGESVTFDPVVTQLKSKFVSLQIEMAGVSEKYPAGSAELRQRKAELEEVKKQLEQEIKNLLNSRLRKSLSPVYQQVISSYVQTQADLLVHQVQYEAYRKLYEQAQAELSKLPALEQELINLERDYRVKETIYTTLLQGKYQNLITEVSMAGTFSVVDRAVVPLSPSKPNKKLTLAIGGVLGLFLGVLFVFLLEALDKTVKLESEAEYLLGADRIIARVPISRDRRAVEKSLAIAAVRAGKTILVTSLEAGAGKSFVSQRLASLLAQKGRTLLFTDEEHSNPTYDVRKLLELMSNPALLTDLKDHYQHIVIDGPTVETPHIAELMDLSDTVYMVVRLEHTPREKLKLIPNLEKVHGFLLNGLTSKNSASVA; this is translated from the coding sequence GTGGAAGAAAGAGAACTGACGTTGAGCGATCTGCTTTTGATGTTCAAACGGAGACAGAAAATCTTCTGGTTCGTCTTCGTTCTAACGTTGTTCGCCACCGGAGCTTACCTGTTCATCGCGAAGCCACAGTACGAAGCGGTCGCAAAGGTGAGAATTCAACCTGCCACAAGTGTGAGCAACTCCAGTTCCTCCGCCATAAGTTCCTTGCTCGGTACCGGCACTTCGGGTGGTGCTCAGGAAGAAATCGAGGTCATGCTCTCGAAGACCAGCTTGCTGCCTGTCATAGAAAAGCTCGATCTGGTGAACAGAATGATGAAAAAAGAAGACATAGAAAAAGCGCTGAAGAGAGGTCTGACCATCGATCAGTTGAAGCTCTCGCTGTACAACTATCTGGTCGGCAAGAATCTCATCTCCATTAATCCTATCAAGAACACAAACATACTGGAAGTGAAATTCAGCTGGACCGATCCGAAGCTCGCAGCAGACGTCGTGAACGCGTTCATTGATCATTACGCGGAAGTGAGAGAGCAGATCATCAAGGATCAAACCGCCGTCAAACGAGCGTACATAGAGGAACAGATCCCCAAGCTCGAGAAAGAGCTTCAGGAAGCCCAGATGAGGCTCAGAGCTTTCAAGGAGCAGAACAAGATTTACCAGCTGAGTGCCCAGAGCGAAGTAATGGTTCAAAGATTTTTTGAGCTGGCGAAGCGCATCGAAGAAGAAAGAATAGCACTGGAAGAACTCTCGTCACAGCTTTCTTTTCTTTCAAAGCAACTCGAGCAGTACGATGCAGAGATTCAGCGCATCGGCGAGAGCGTGACTTTCGATCCTGTAGTTACTCAGCTGAAAAGCAAGTTCGTTTCACTCCAGATAGAGATGGCGGGAGTTTCAGAGAAGTACCCTGCCGGGAGCGCCGAGCTCAGGCAGAGGAAGGCGGAACTGGAAGAAGTCAAAAAACAGCTGGAGCAGGAGATCAAAAATCTTTTGAACTCCCGCCTCAGAAAGTCGCTGAGCCCGGTGTATCAGCAGGTGATTTCCAGTTACGTTCAAACTCAGGCCGATCTGCTGGTCCATCAGGTTCAGTACGAGGCGTACAGGAAGCTATACGAACAAGCGCAGGCTGAGCTTTCGAAACTGCCCGCCCTCGAACAGGAGCTCATCAACCTTGAAAGAGACTACAGGGTGAAAGAGACCATATACACGACTCTCCTGCAGGGAAAATATCAGAACCTGATCACCGAGGTTTCTATGGCTGGCACGTTCAGCGTTGTGGACCGCGCCGTTGTTCCTCTTTCACCTTCGAAACCGAACAAGAAGCTTACGCTCGCGATCGGGGGAGTGCTTGGACTGTTTCTGGGAGTTCTGTTCGTCTTCCTGCTGGAAGCCCTCGATAAAACTGTGAAGCTCGAGAGCGAAGCCGAATACTTGCTGGGTGCAGACAGAATCATCGCAAGAGTTCCCATATCCAGAGATCGACGCGCCGTGGAGAAATCTTTAGCTATCGCGGCAGTCAGAGCGGGGAAGACCATCCTCGTGACGAGCCTCGAGGCTGGGGCAGGTAAATCTTTCGTTTCTCAGCGACTGGCCTCGTTGCTGGCTCAGAAAGGTAGGACACTCCTGTTCACCGACGAAGAACACAGCAACCCGACGTACGATGTCAGAAAGTTGCTGGAACTCATGTCTAACCCGGCGCTCCTCACCGACCTTAAAGACCACTACCAGCACATCGTCATTGACGGTCCGACGGTGGAAACACCGCACATTGCCGAACTGATGGATCTATCTGACACAGTCTACATGGTCGTGCGGCTCGAGCACACACCACGCGAAAAACTCAAACTTATTCCCAACCTGGAAAAGGTCCACGGCTTCTTGCTCAACGGTTTGACATCGAAAAATTCCGCTTCGGTCGCATAA
- the clpP gene encoding ATP-dependent Clp endopeptidase proteolytic subunit ClpP: MSLDPTAQLIPMVIESTGRYERAYDIYSRLLKDRIVFLGYPIDDHTANLVVAQLLFLEAEDPDKDIHLYINSPGGSVTAGLAIYDTMQYVKCDVVTICVGQAASMAAVLLASGTKGKRFALPNARIMLHQPLGGAEGPVKDVEIITKELLRIKNLINKILSEKTGQPIERIEKDTDRDFFMDAYEALQYGLIDKVIEPKRR, from the coding sequence ATGAGTCTGGATCCAACAGCCCAGCTCATACCGATGGTGATTGAATCGACAGGACGTTACGAGCGTGCCTACGACATATATTCTCGACTCCTGAAGGACAGGATCGTCTTCCTCGGTTATCCTATAGACGACCACACCGCAAACTTAGTGGTCGCGCAGCTGCTTTTCCTTGAAGCTGAAGACCCTGACAAAGACATCCATCTGTACATCAACAGCCCCGGAGGCTCGGTCACGGCGGGACTCGCGATCTACGATACGATGCAGTACGTCAAGTGCGACGTCGTGACCATATGTGTCGGTCAGGCGGCGTCCATGGCGGCCGTTCTGCTGGCGAGCGGCACGAAAGGAAAGCGTTTCGCGCTTCCGAACGCCAGGATCATGCTTCACCAGCCCCTGGGTGGAGCAGAAGGACCGGTTAAGGACGTGGAGATCATCACGAAGGAACTGCTCAGGATAAAGAACCTCATCAACAAGATCCTGAGTGAGAAGACCGGCCAGCCCATAGAGCGTATTGAGAAGGACACCGACCGCGACTTCTTCATGGACGCGTACGAAGCTCTCCAGTATGGACTCATAGACAAGGTGATCGAGCCGAAGAGAAGGTGA
- a CDS encoding SDR family oxidoreductase, protein MANVLVTGGAGFIGSHLVDALLRAGHRVVVVDNLSSGKIDNLNRQALFYQQSVEDEEMMERIFMLHRFDYVFHLAAQASVSVSVKDPVRDAMSNIIGSLVLLEKSVKYNIKKFIFSSTGGAIYGDDVPTPTSEDVFPKPISPYGIAKRSVEMYLEFYKKEKGLDYVALRYGNVYGPRQDPNGEAGVVAIFTSRMLKGEDVYIFGDGEYVRDYVYVGDVVEANLLCLKPEVSGVFNIATGVGTTVNQLFRMLAELTNYSKQPVYAEPRKGDLRKSVLDCSKAERILGWKPKIDLKTGLALTVEFFKSGG, encoded by the coding sequence GTGGCGAACGTTCTTGTAACTGGAGGGGCTGGATTCATAGGTTCGCACCTCGTCGACGCGTTGTTACGCGCTGGTCACAGGGTGGTCGTCGTCGACAATCTGAGCAGTGGAAAGATAGACAACCTGAACAGACAGGCGCTTTTCTACCAGCAGAGCGTAGAGGACGAAGAGATGATGGAACGTATTTTCATGCTCCACCGTTTCGATTACGTCTTTCACCTCGCCGCGCAGGCGAGCGTGAGCGTGTCGGTGAAAGACCCTGTCAGAGACGCGATGAGCAACATCATCGGCAGTCTGGTGTTGCTCGAAAAGAGCGTCAAATACAACATAAAGAAGTTCATTTTTTCCTCAACAGGTGGCGCGATCTACGGGGACGATGTGCCGACTCCAACGAGCGAAGACGTCTTCCCTAAGCCCATCTCTCCTTACGGAATCGCGAAGAGGAGCGTGGAGATGTACCTGGAATTCTACAAGAAAGAAAAAGGTCTGGATTACGTTGCCCTGCGCTACGGCAACGTGTACGGTCCGAGGCAGGATCCCAACGGTGAGGCCGGTGTCGTCGCGATATTCACCTCGAGGATGCTGAAGGGCGAAGACGTCTACATCTTTGGTGACGGTGAGTACGTGCGGGATTACGTGTACGTCGGTGACGTGGTGGAAGCCAACCTTCTGTGCTTGAAACCTGAGGTGAGCGGGGTGTTCAACATCGCCACGGGCGTCGGCACAACGGTGAACCAGCTTTTCAGGATGCTCGCCGAGCTTACGAACTATTCAAAACAACCCGTGTACGCCGAGCCGAGGAAAGGGGATTTGAGAAAGAGCGTTCTGGATTGTTCGAAGGCTGAAAGAATACTCGGCTGGAAACCGAAGATCGATCTCAAAACCGGCCTGGCCCTCACGGTGGAGTTCTTCAAATCCGGAGGGTGA
- a CDS encoding metal-dependent transcriptional regulator → MPRGRKKILTPALEDYLTVIYEIQQKQPAARISTIARKVGVSLPSVTNAVRRLADLGYVEYEKYGLIVLTPRGKRKAQSLFTMQKRIKNFFHYVLGISVDISEKLARHLSHYLTARTRERIKEFYKLVIDFKEDQAKELRKFIEESRKLVNITELPEDVLEDLKALEREPEEEEEGD, encoded by the coding sequence ATGCCCAGGGGTAGGAAGAAGATTCTGACACCCGCTCTTGAGGATTACCTGACCGTGATCTACGAAATCCAGCAAAAACAACCAGCGGCGAGGATCAGCACGATCGCGAGAAAGGTTGGTGTGAGTCTTCCGAGTGTCACGAATGCTGTCAGACGCCTGGCGGATCTTGGCTACGTGGAGTACGAAAAGTACGGTCTGATCGTGTTGACTCCACGCGGTAAGAGAAAAGCTCAGAGCCTGTTCACGATGCAAAAGCGCATCAAGAACTTCTTCCATTATGTGCTCGGCATCTCTGTGGACATATCCGAGAAACTCGCGAGGCATTTGTCTCACTATCTCACAGCGAGAACTCGCGAAAGAATAAAAGAGTTCTACAAACTCGTCATCGATTTCAAAGAGGACCAGGCGAAGGAGCTGAGAAAATTCATCGAGGAGAGCCGGAAACTCGTCAACATCACCGAGCTGCCGGAGGACGTGCTCGAAGATCTTAAGGCGCTCGAGAGGGAACCCGAGGAAGAAGAAGAGGGTGACTGA
- the tig gene encoding trigger factor, with protein MEKNTVSVDQNVVTYEYVFNEEEKRAAESVALRKIARDVEVPGFRKGKVPEFIVRARFPETLKSETLEELMNRIAEDLKNEDLILPIYPVDIQLDENSAKFVIDVHRRPAVELKPFEEFELKRIDKPSVLARYVEERLKELQQEHAIVQPKDGPAEYTDLVRVKLTISTDGKVLVDGKETEYVLHEDDDRPVVTELIGKKAGDVVEFDKTFEDGKTYHYRIELLQVNSRTLPDISDEFARTVSSQYETLQQLKEALEKEGSEIYERDIKRFLRDQAIDTLIRTSELKISDKTLERLAKRALENIKSNQEEYERLLKDYDNDEQKVLDALKRYYLSELRAEYAIAEAVAQNSIEVSDEEIMAQAEKLAPAWGISVERAKALLRNRKDVYEEVHYELVKEKLADKILEKCRIVDVKPEEVNANESGSNSPAHTDGD; from the coding sequence ATGGAGAAGAACACCGTGAGCGTTGATCAAAACGTTGTGACGTACGAATACGTGTTCAACGAAGAAGAAAAACGTGCGGCGGAGTCTGTCGCGTTGAGGAAGATCGCGCGTGACGTCGAGGTGCCGGGTTTCAGGAAAGGGAAAGTACCCGAGTTCATCGTTCGGGCGAGGTTTCCTGAGACTCTGAAGTCCGAAACGCTCGAAGAGCTCATGAACCGTATCGCAGAAGATCTGAAGAATGAAGACCTCATTCTCCCCATCTATCCTGTGGACATCCAGCTGGACGAAAACAGTGCGAAGTTCGTCATAGACGTTCACAGAAGACCCGCCGTTGAGCTGAAACCTTTTGAGGAGTTCGAGCTGAAGAGGATCGATAAACCTTCAGTGCTGGCGAGGTACGTTGAAGAAAGGCTCAAAGAACTCCAGCAGGAACACGCGATTGTTCAACCCAAAGATGGCCCCGCGGAGTACACGGACCTCGTTCGCGTGAAACTGACGATCTCAACCGACGGCAAGGTGCTCGTGGACGGGAAAGAGACCGAGTACGTACTGCACGAGGATGACGATCGTCCTGTTGTGACGGAGCTCATAGGTAAGAAGGCCGGCGATGTGGTCGAGTTCGACAAGACCTTCGAAGATGGCAAGACCTACCACTACAGAATAGAACTCCTTCAGGTAAACAGCAGGACTCTGCCGGACATTTCCGATGAGTTCGCCAGAACGGTGAGCTCACAGTACGAAACGCTCCAGCAACTCAAAGAGGCGCTCGAAAAAGAGGGAAGCGAAATCTACGAAAGGGACATAAAGAGGTTCCTCCGCGACCAGGCCATAGACACTCTGATCAGAACGAGTGAGCTCAAAATCTCAGACAAAACCCTCGAACGACTCGCGAAGCGCGCGCTCGAAAACATCAAATCCAACCAAGAAGAGTACGAAAGACTCTTGAAGGACTACGACAACGACGAACAGAAAGTCCTCGACGCCTTGAAGCGTTACTATCTGAGCGAGCTGAGGGCTGAATATGCCATTGCAGAGGCCGTCGCTCAGAACAGCATCGAAGTCAGCGACGAAGAAATCATGGCACAGGCAGAAAAACTCGCGCCCGCCTGGGGCATCTCGGTGGAACGCGCGAAGGCGCTTCTTAGAAACAGAAAGGACGTCTACGAAGAGGTTCACTACGAACTCGTCAAGGAGAAACTCGCGGACAAAATCTTGGAGAAATGCAGGATCGTGGATGTTAAACCCGAGGAGGTGAACGCGAATGAGTCTGGATCCAACAGCCCAGCTCATACCGATGGTGATTGA
- the mutS gene encoding DNA mismatch repair protein MutS, producing MSSLKLTPMMRQYMEIKSRYKDAILLFRLGDFYEAFFEDAKIVSEKLDIVLTQRQGAPMAGVPYHALNSYLKRLVQLGYKVAICDQMEDPATAKGLVRREVTRIVTPGTLLEEELLEGSSNNYLVVICKQNGSYIAAGADVSTAETFWTSTEDLDELCDLLRSIGTSQVLYEPSLRKELEGKFTENVVLEPLQDWHLNPSNADQDIAQTFSVAIVDHLELSEGKLAFAALVRYIRYTLMSERIFLKPPKALRSNEYVFLDATTVEQLGLVAKNGQMSLYDVLNFTKTSMGARLLKQWLLHPLRDRQKIEWRLDRVEALVKDQLLLNELREYLASVKDLQRILSRLEYSKTGVKDLLHVRSTLAVVPSIRDALRTNEAFEPMWGMDCLEDLHDELDRALEEEPSISVGEGKVIRTGYDRELDELKNLVFNVEDFLRQIEQRERIRTGISNLRIGYNEVFGYYIEVTKSNLSRVPKDYVRKQTLVNCERFVTEELKQLEEKILSAKEKLEKREKELFEGLCLKVKESSPRLAHLADVLATLDVLCSLAMAAVRYSYVRPVFSDGELILRESRHPVVERKVENFVPNDLRLDDKNSFVILTGPNMSGKSTFIRQIGLIAVMAQVGSFVPAKEAVLPIFDRIFAKMGVRDDVVAGRSTFLTEMNEVAKIIYHATKDSLVLLDEVGRGTSTFDGISIAWAVSEYIHNKIGCKCIFATHFTELTELANLYEGILNKTIQVMEENGSIVFLHRVIDGVADKIYGIEVAHIAGLPQEIVDRAREVLETISEKSELESRLRVVSSERLRKIKRRKIHPDQSTLW from the coding sequence GTGAGTTCTTTGAAACTCACCCCGATGATGCGGCAGTACATGGAGATAAAGTCCAGGTACAAAGACGCGATCCTCCTGTTCCGTCTGGGCGATTTCTACGAAGCCTTCTTCGAAGATGCGAAGATCGTCTCCGAAAAACTCGACATCGTCCTCACACAGCGACAGGGAGCGCCCATGGCGGGCGTTCCTTACCACGCGTTGAACTCGTATTTGAAGAGGCTCGTTCAGCTCGGCTACAAGGTCGCCATATGTGACCAGATGGAAGATCCCGCAACCGCGAAGGGCCTGGTGCGCAGAGAGGTCACCAGGATCGTCACACCGGGAACTTTGCTCGAAGAAGAACTCCTCGAAGGAAGTTCGAACAATTACCTCGTCGTCATTTGCAAGCAGAACGGGTCCTACATCGCCGCGGGTGCGGACGTCTCGACCGCTGAGACCTTCTGGACCTCCACTGAGGATCTGGACGAACTGTGCGATCTTTTGAGATCGATAGGCACGAGCCAGGTGCTCTACGAACCATCGCTGAGGAAAGAACTCGAAGGAAAGTTCACGGAGAACGTCGTGCTCGAACCTTTACAGGACTGGCACCTGAACCCTTCGAACGCGGACCAGGATATAGCACAGACGTTCTCGGTCGCCATAGTCGATCATCTGGAGCTTTCGGAAGGGAAACTCGCCTTCGCCGCGCTGGTCAGGTACATCCGTTACACCCTCATGTCCGAGCGGATTTTTCTCAAACCTCCGAAGGCTCTGAGGTCGAACGAATACGTCTTCCTCGACGCCACGACGGTAGAACAGCTTGGACTCGTTGCGAAGAACGGCCAGATGAGCCTGTACGACGTGCTGAACTTCACGAAAACCTCCATGGGGGCTCGACTCTTGAAACAGTGGTTGCTCCATCCTCTCAGAGACAGACAGAAGATAGAGTGGAGGCTGGACAGAGTCGAAGCGCTGGTGAAGGATCAGCTCTTGCTCAACGAGTTGAGGGAATACCTCGCCTCCGTGAAGGACCTTCAGAGGATTCTGAGCCGGCTCGAGTACAGCAAGACCGGTGTGAAAGACTTGCTGCACGTCAGATCAACCTTAGCCGTGGTTCCATCGATCAGGGACGCGCTGCGGACGAACGAAGCGTTCGAACCGATGTGGGGCATGGACTGTCTGGAAGATCTCCACGACGAACTGGACAGGGCACTCGAAGAGGAACCATCAATCAGCGTTGGAGAGGGAAAGGTCATCAGAACAGGTTACGATCGGGAGCTCGACGAGCTGAAGAATCTGGTTTTCAACGTCGAAGACTTTCTGAGACAGATAGAACAGAGAGAGAGGATTCGAACAGGCATAAGCAATCTGCGCATCGGCTACAACGAGGTGTTCGGATATTACATAGAGGTCACCAAGTCGAACCTGTCGAGGGTGCCGAAAGACTACGTGAGGAAACAGACGCTCGTCAATTGCGAGCGGTTCGTCACCGAGGAATTAAAGCAGCTTGAAGAAAAGATACTCTCCGCGAAGGAGAAACTGGAAAAGAGAGAAAAGGAACTGTTCGAAGGGCTCTGTTTGAAAGTCAAAGAGAGTTCTCCACGCCTTGCGCACCTCGCCGATGTTCTCGCCACGCTCGACGTGCTCTGCTCGCTTGCCATGGCGGCCGTTCGGTACAGCTACGTTAGGCCCGTTTTTTCCGACGGCGAACTGATCCTCAGAGAGTCAAGACACCCCGTCGTCGAGAGGAAGGTGGAGAATTTCGTTCCCAACGATCTGCGGCTAGACGACAAAAATTCCTTCGTAATTCTGACTGGACCGAACATGAGCGGAAAGTCAACCTTCATCAGGCAGATAGGTCTGATCGCAGTCATGGCTCAAGTTGGCAGTTTCGTGCCCGCGAAGGAAGCGGTGCTGCCAATCTTCGACAGGATCTTCGCGAAGATGGGCGTGCGCGATGATGTCGTGGCTGGAAGGAGCACGTTCCTGACGGAGATGAACGAGGTAGCGAAGATCATCTACCACGCAACGAAAGACAGTCTGGTTCTGCTCGACGAGGTGGGCAGGGGCACGAGCACCTTCGACGGAATCAGCATCGCGTGGGCGGTGAGCGAGTACATACACAACAAGATCGGATGCAAGTGCATTTTCGCAACGCACTTCACTGAACTGACGGAGCTGGCGAACCTCTACGAAGGCATACTGAACAAGACCATCCAGGTGATGGAAGAAAACGGTTCGATTGTGTTTTTGCACAGGGTAATCGACGGGGTGGCAGACAAAATCTACGGTATCGAAGTTGCGCACATAGCCGGCCTTCCTCAGGAGATCGTCGACAGGGCCCGTGAGGTCCTGGAAACCATATCGGAAAAGAGTGAACTCGAAAGCAGGCTCCGTGTCGTTTCGAGTGAGAGGTTGAGAAAGATCAAAAGGAGGAAGATCCATCCAGATCAATCCACGTTGTGGTGA
- a CDS encoding uracil-DNA glycosylase, with the protein MTREELMQILTERVQKCTACQLAQGRTNVVVGEGSLYAPIMFVGEGPGEEEDKTGRPFVGKAGQLLTKILESVQLSREEVYICNVVKCRPPNNRVPTVQEQKACGHFLYAQIMIVDPAIIVPLGSTALSFFLNQNVSITDYRGKEIEWKGGKKLFPMFHPSYLLRNPSKEKGSPKDLTWQDIKRVRKFYDELKGRYRNAQG; encoded by the coding sequence TTGACGAGGGAAGAACTCATGCAGATTTTGACGGAGCGTGTACAAAAATGTACGGCGTGCCAGCTCGCTCAGGGCAGGACGAACGTCGTCGTCGGTGAAGGTAGCCTCTACGCACCGATCATGTTCGTGGGTGAAGGGCCGGGTGAAGAAGAGGACAAAACGGGCCGTCCCTTCGTCGGCAAGGCCGGTCAGCTCCTCACGAAGATTCTCGAATCGGTTCAGCTGAGCCGCGAAGAGGTCTACATATGCAACGTCGTCAAGTGCAGACCGCCCAACAACAGGGTCCCCACAGTCCAGGAGCAGAAGGCGTGCGGACATTTTCTGTACGCGCAGATCATGATCGTTGATCCAGCGATCATCGTCCCGCTTGGAAGCACGGCGCTCTCGTTCTTTTTGAACCAGAACGTTTCGATCACGGACTATCGAGGCAAGGAGATCGAGTGGAAAGGCGGAAAGAAACTCTTCCCGATGTTCCATCCGAGTTACCTTCTGAGGAATCCATCGAAGGAGAAAGGTTCGCCGAAGGATCTGACGTGGCAGGACATCAAAAGGGTACGCAAATTCTATGACGAATTGAAAGGGAGGTATCGCAATGCCCAGGGGTAG